From one Phycodurus eques isolate BA_2022a chromosome 6, UOR_Pequ_1.1, whole genome shotgun sequence genomic stretch:
- the mtus1b gene encoding uncharacterized protein mtus1b isoform X6, translating into MSVSKSSERVTEEKSDTGMRLSLHSAGHHNGNTFATSSSFSSPSFCLGESSPESLCSSGYTDSPQDYDMLKVTLTTTLLTGTKDIVEDAISNWEQEDKSMLSKNSDAAFEKIQTANERSKSNENSISVYLDACAGEHQENRNGNDSDNLALSLSLISDAVDHGSNGNNRYRERHGSLTPDSEATGIIDDDDVAGDDDDDDDDDAEDEALYFSISSDIGVRRTSAAYTSSPNLSLFSRAHSALMPELQIKGTGTMSDQGSEVLLEEVQITCPLDSLGETPEDISDPPRKVAVTPSAVSLVQDTKDIAQMLNCTETYVLVPKLTSSPSRLKVKSDIALVPLAGDCKMTNRNENGLSKLDLKNIKAKVGSRPTQSAQKITFQNRSVSEIGRKAAPRKGEMKAFYGGKRQSPSPGNVKVALVLKPTRGKSTFIKTSPKAAAFDSKKSKRPSGAFSGRPSHCTSAMHTEVAEEQYRVTPRKVAQEVSDKCLLNVESQYQSTIPGEECVEDYWEGTGEALQTLGNLDKPRNHTWKVSKLGPTVRPPGKSIRVDKGLVPPPGTGPPGPEGPRPRQSQINGPMLKEVGQSAGDGSPMRVKNIQSQSNGQLRGPAEAILQ; encoded by the exons ATGAGTGTTTCTAAGTCCAGTGAGCGTGTCACAGAGGAGAAGAGCGACACCGGCATGAGACTCTCTCTTCACAGTGCAGGACACCACAATGGAAACACTTTTGCAACCTCCTCATCTTTTTCCTCGCCATCCTTCTGTTTGGGGGAATCCTCTCCAGAGTCGTTGTGCAGTAGTGGGTATACTGACAGCCCACAAGACTATGATATGCTCAAAGTCACCCTGACCACTACTTTATTGACAGgaacaaaagacattgtagaggATGCCATTTCCAACTGGGAGCAAGAGGACAAAAGTATGCTCAGCAAAAATAGTGATGCTGCATTTGAAAAGATTCAAACAGCAAATGAGCGgtcaaaatcaaatgaaaactcTATATCAGTTTACCTTGATGCCTGTGCTGGTGAACACCAAGAAAACAGGAATGGCAATGACAGCGACAACCTCGCACTGTCCCTATCTTTGATATCCGATGCTGTTGACCATGGTAGTAATGGTAACAACAGATATAGAGAGAGACATGGCTCATTAACTCCAGACTCAGAAGCAACAGGAATTATTGACGATGATGATGTTGCtggtgacgatgatgatgatgatgatgatgatgctgaagATGAAGCTTTGTATTTTTCAATCAGCTCAGATATTGGTGTACGGAGAACGAGCGCAGCCTACACAAGCTCACCTAATCTGAGCCTCTTTAGCAGAGCGCACTCTGCACTGATGCCTGAGCTCCAGATAAAGGGGACTGGAACAATGAGTGATCAGGGATCAGAGGTATTGTTAGAAGAAGTACAGATTACCTGTCCGCTGGATTCTCTTGGCGAAACGCCTGAGGACATTAGTGACCCCCCCCGCAAAGTAGCTGTTACTCCCTCTGCAGTGAGTCTTGTCCAAGATACCAAGGACATTGCACAAATGCTAAATTGCACAGAAACGTATGTGTTGGTCCCCAAACTCACCAGCTCTCCAAGTAGACTAAAAGTCAAATCAGACATTGCACTTGTCCCCTTGGCTGGAGATTGCAAAATGACAAATCGTAACGAAAATGGGCTCTCCAAATTGGACCTTAAAAACATCAAGGCTAAAGTTGGATCACGACCCACCCAGTCTGCACAAAAGATAACTTTCCAG AATCGATCTGTTTCAGAAATTGGAAGGAAGGCGGCACCGAGGAAGGGAGAAATGAAGGCTTTTTATGGGGGTAAAAGGCAAAGCCCATCTCCTGGTAATGTCAAAGTGGCTTTGGTGCTGAAACCCACCCGAGGAAAGAGCACTTTCATCAAAACCAGCCCCAAGGCAGCAGCCTTTGACTCCAAAAAGTCAAAACGGCCGAGTGGAGCCTTCAGTGGAAGACCGTCACACTGCACGAGTGCCATGCACACAGAGGTGGCAGAGGAACAATACCGGGTCACACCCAGAAAGGTAGCCCAGGAGGTATCCGATAAATGCCTATTAAACGTGGAGTCTCAGTATCAGAGTACAATACCGGGTGAAGAATGTGTGGAAGACTATTGGGAGGGGACTGGTGAGGCTCTACAGACTCTGGGCAATCTGGACAAACCAAGGAATCATACCTGG AAAGTCTCCAAATTAGGGCCCACTGTAAGGCCGCCGGGGAAAAGCATTCGAGTGGATAAAGGACTAGTTCCACCTCCAGGGACTGGACCTCCAGGACCAGAGGGCCCCAGGCCCCGGCAAAGCCAGATTAATGGACCTATGTTGAAAGAAGTTGGACAGAGTGCTGGAGATGGATCTCCAATGAGAgtgaaaaacattcaaagtcagagcaatg
- the mtus1b gene encoding uncharacterized protein mtus1b isoform X5 has protein sequence MSVSKSSERVTEEKSDTGMRLSLHSAGHHNGNTFATSSSFSSPSFCLGESSPESLCSSGYTDSPQDYDMLKVTLTTTLLTGTKDIVEDAISNWEQEDKSMLSKNSDAAFEKIQTANERSKSNENSISVYLDACAGEHQENRNGNDSDNLALSLSLISDAVDHGSNGNNRYRERHGSLTPDSEATGIIDDDDVAGDDDDDDDDDAEDEALYFSISSDIGVRRTSAAYTSSPNLSLFSRAHSALMPELQIKGTGTMSDQGSEVLLEEVQITCPLDSLGETPEDISDPPRKVAVTPSAVSLVQDTKDIAQMLNCTETYVLVPKLTSSPSRLKVKSDIALVPLAGDCKMTNRNENGLSKLDLKNIKAKVGSRPTQSAQKITFQNRSVSEIGRKAAPRKGEMKAFYGGKRQSPSPGNVKVALVLKPTRGKSTFIKTSPKAAAFDSKKSKRPSGAFSGRPSHCTSAMHTEVAEEQYRVTPRKVAQEVSDKCLLNVESQYQSTIPGEECVEDYWEGTGEALQTLGNLDKPRNHTWVWEMSQRPCGDVSTVANRISFRDVFEMSPRPFGDLKKKSPKGRSSADRCSVCIDADFVSIRCGKEGAKPEGEALDLPVDLRSYPHLWSRPTAHDHR, from the exons ATGAGTGTTTCTAAGTCCAGTGAGCGTGTCACAGAGGAGAAGAGCGACACCGGCATGAGACTCTCTCTTCACAGTGCAGGACACCACAATGGAAACACTTTTGCAACCTCCTCATCTTTTTCCTCGCCATCCTTCTGTTTGGGGGAATCCTCTCCAGAGTCGTTGTGCAGTAGTGGGTATACTGACAGCCCACAAGACTATGATATGCTCAAAGTCACCCTGACCACTACTTTATTGACAGgaacaaaagacattgtagaggATGCCATTTCCAACTGGGAGCAAGAGGACAAAAGTATGCTCAGCAAAAATAGTGATGCTGCATTTGAAAAGATTCAAACAGCAAATGAGCGgtcaaaatcaaatgaaaactcTATATCAGTTTACCTTGATGCCTGTGCTGGTGAACACCAAGAAAACAGGAATGGCAATGACAGCGACAACCTCGCACTGTCCCTATCTTTGATATCCGATGCTGTTGACCATGGTAGTAATGGTAACAACAGATATAGAGAGAGACATGGCTCATTAACTCCAGACTCAGAAGCAACAGGAATTATTGACGATGATGATGTTGCtggtgacgatgatgatgatgatgatgatgatgctgaagATGAAGCTTTGTATTTTTCAATCAGCTCAGATATTGGTGTACGGAGAACGAGCGCAGCCTACACAAGCTCACCTAATCTGAGCCTCTTTAGCAGAGCGCACTCTGCACTGATGCCTGAGCTCCAGATAAAGGGGACTGGAACAATGAGTGATCAGGGATCAGAGGTATTGTTAGAAGAAGTACAGATTACCTGTCCGCTGGATTCTCTTGGCGAAACGCCTGAGGACATTAGTGACCCCCCCCGCAAAGTAGCTGTTACTCCCTCTGCAGTGAGTCTTGTCCAAGATACCAAGGACATTGCACAAATGCTAAATTGCACAGAAACGTATGTGTTGGTCCCCAAACTCACCAGCTCTCCAAGTAGACTAAAAGTCAAATCAGACATTGCACTTGTCCCCTTGGCTGGAGATTGCAAAATGACAAATCGTAACGAAAATGGGCTCTCCAAATTGGACCTTAAAAACATCAAGGCTAAAGTTGGATCACGACCCACCCAGTCTGCACAAAAGATAACTTTCCAG AATCGATCTGTTTCAGAAATTGGAAGGAAGGCGGCACCGAGGAAGGGAGAAATGAAGGCTTTTTATGGGGGTAAAAGGCAAAGCCCATCTCCTGGTAATGTCAAAGTGGCTTTGGTGCTGAAACCCACCCGAGGAAAGAGCACTTTCATCAAAACCAGCCCCAAGGCAGCAGCCTTTGACTCCAAAAAGTCAAAACGGCCGAGTGGAGCCTTCAGTGGAAGACCGTCACACTGCACGAGTGCCATGCACACAGAGGTGGCAGAGGAACAATACCGGGTCACACCCAGAAAGGTAGCCCAGGAGGTATCCGATAAATGCCTATTAAACGTGGAGTCTCAGTATCAGAGTACAATACCGGGTGAAGAATGTGTGGAAGACTATTGGGAGGGGACTGGTGAGGCTCTACAGACTCTGGGCAATCTGGACAAACCAAGGAATCATACCTGG GTCTGGGAGATGTCCCAGAGACCATGCGGAGACGTCTCCACTGTTGCAAACAGAATTAGTTTCCGCGACGTCTTTGAGATGTCTCCAAGACCTTTTGgagacttgaaaaaaaaatctccaaaagGTCGAAGTtcggcggatcggtgcagcgtctgcattgatgcggactttgtatcgatccgttgtggtaaagaaggagctaagccggaaggcgaagctctcgatttaccggtcgatctacgttcttaccctcacctatggtcacgacccacagctcatgaccataggtga